The Cyclobacterium amurskyense genome contains the following window.
TCACCACGCACACCCCTGTGGCATGGGAGTTCTATGACTTAGAAAAAGATCCCCAGGAAATGAATAATAGGTATGCGGATCCTGAATACAAGGAAACGATTGCTCAACTGAAGGAGGAATTGAAGCGTTCTAGGGTGGAGCTGAATGAAACAGATCAGAATTACCCGCATATTCAAAAGGTAATTGATGAGCACTGGAATGACTAGTTCTTTGTGAATTAGAACATTTAACCCGGATTATGTAATAGAATGTCTATTGCATATTTCGGGTTTAAGCTATAAAAGTTCTTATTTATGAACTGTATATACAAAAGTAAAGAAATAATATGAAAGCCATAGGATTCAGAAAATCGCTACCCATAGCTGAAATGGAAAGTTTTATTGAATTTGAAACAGCCAAACCAAGCCCTTCAGGTTTTGATTTGTTGGTAAAGGTTGGGGCTGTATCTATGAATCCCGTCGATTTTAAAGTAAGACAAAGTGCTGCAAAAGATATCATCCTGGATGAACCCAAGATTATCGGATATGATGCAGTAGGAACAGTCGTATCAGTAGGTGAGAAGGTTGGCCTTTTTAAAGAAGGAGATGAAGTGTATTATGCAGGAGATCTTACCAGAAGTGGGAGCAATGCTGCTTTTCAATTGATTGATGAGCGAATTGTAGGAACCAAACCAAAATCTTTGCGTAGACAGGAGGCTGCTGCAATTCCGATGACAGGACTGACAGCCTGGGAGGCTATTTTTGACAGAATGAAGGTAGATATAAATAAAGCTAAGGGGAAGTCAATTCTAATCCTTGCAGGTGCTGGAGGGGTTGGATCCATAGCGATACAAATTGCAAAGCAGGTTGCTGGACTTACAGTGATTGCCAGCGCTTCACGGGATGAAACCCAAGACTGGTGCAAGTCAATGGGGGCGGATTTTGTTGTAAATCACCATGACCTTCAATCTGAGATGAAAAGGATTGGGCACAAAGAGGTAGATTATATTTTGGATTGTGTGGATATAAATGGGTACTGGGAAGCGCTAAACGATATTATCAAACCGCAGGGTCATATCGTAACGATTACTGGTAGCAATGCGCCCTTGAATCTGATGTTGCTTAAAAATAAAAGTGTGTCTTTTTCCTGGGAATTCATGTTCACACGCTCCATGTACACCACAGAAGATATTATTAGACAACATGAAATTCTCAATGAGATTGCTGATTTGGTGGACAAAGGGATTTTGAAATCAACCTTGAAAACAGAGCTGAAAGGGTTCTCAGTGGAAAATTTTAAAAAAGCCCATGAGATGCAGGAGTCTGGAAAATCAATTGGCAAAACAGTTATAATGTTTTAGATAAATCACTCCAGATTTGAGACCGGACCTTAATTCCCACTATTTGAAAATATGGCTTCAATTAAAACAAAACTAGCGAGGGCTGGGATCAATACATTTTTCTTTTTGTTGCTTTTCACTATTCTATTGGCCTACCTGTTTCCTGAATGGGGGGAACTAAAAGGTGATTTTACTATTGACAAGTTAACCTACTACGGTGTTTCTTTGATCTTTTTCTTTTATGGGATAAAGATTAGTCCTTCTACCTTAAAGATTGGCTTATCCAACTGGAAGCTCCACTTATTGATTCAAGGCACTACATTTATAATTTTCCCATTATTTATTTTATTACTCTATGGTTTTTTTGGAATAGAGGGAGACTTATTTTGGTTGGGCGCTTTTTATTTGGCAGCCCTACCTTCTACTGTCTCTTCCTCAGTAGTGATGGTGTCTATTGCAGGAGGTAACCTCCCTGCGGCTATATTTAATGCCAGTATTTCAAGTATAATCGGTATCGTAATCACCCCATTATGGATGGGGCTTTTTCTAAGTGCTGAACAGGCAAGTTTTGAGCTGTTGAGTACTGTGTGGGAGCTTGTAAAGCAAATTTTAATACCTGTAGTCATTGGCTTTTTTCTACACAATTGGTTAATCAACTGGGTGCAGAAGTACCTTAAACTACTTAAAAACTTTGACCAACTTGTAATCCTTTTGATCGTGTTTTCTGCCTTCTCGCAATCTTTTGGTGGAAATATGTTCGAAGGTCAAAACATCCTGAGTTTGGGCTTTTGGATGCTACTATTATTTTGTTTTATGGCTGGAGGAATGTACCTCTTGGGCAGATGGCTTTCTTTTGAAAGGGTGGATAGGGTCACTGTTTTGTTTTGTGGGTCCAAAAAATCATTGGTTCAAGGGGCTGTAATGGGGAAGATTTTGTTTCCTGACCCTGTGATTTTCGGCGTAGTGTTGCTTCCACTGATGCTCTATCACACCTTACAGCTGATTCTTGGTAGTGCATTGGCCGAAAGGTTGGCACTTTCAAGGAAAGACACCTTAAAATAATATTGTGGGTTAATGGCATTGTTTTAGGGCAGGTAAACACCTAAACATTTGGCTGTCAATGATGGTAAGACGGGCTTAATTCTAATTAGGTGAAAGACTCATCTCCGGAAGCTTCGGCAGTTAATCTTTCGGCAAAAGATTTGCCCAAATAACGGTCAATAAGTCCATGACCTAGGTAAAGTAGTGGAGTCAAAGCTATGGCCACTGAGAATTTATATAAGTAATTGATTATCCCTACCGCTATAATTTGTTCAATTGACCAATTCCCAAAAACATAAAAAGCAATTCCCAGTACTACGAAAGAGTCAATAAATTGGGAAACTAAAGTAGAACCGGTAGCCCTAAGCCATATCATTTTAGACCCAGTAATGCGCCTTAATTTTTGGAAGATATATACATCAAGAAGCTGACCAATTAAAAAAGCAATAAGAGAACCTATGATAATACCAAGGCCCTGCCTAAAGATGGTGTTGAATGCATAATCTATATTGAAAGGGTTGCCAGTGTTGTCTTCGGCGTTTACTTCAAGCCAGAAAGTAGCCGGAGGGAGTTTTGTGACTAAGGAGATTACAATAAATGCATAAGCAATTAGGGCTACGGTGATAAAACTGATTTGCCGTACCCCCTTTTTGCCAAAATATTCATTGATAATATCAGTAGTGATAAAAACAACAGGCCATATTACTGCCCCTGCAGTTAGGTTGAAATCTAAAATATAATCTCCAAAAAAAGTCCAATTGGCTGGTGCCACTCCAATTGTACCTTCCCCTGAAAAGATCTTTACGCCGATTATTTCTGCCAGGATTGCATTCGTTAGAAAGATTCCGGCTAGGATGATAAATAGATTGGTTTTCTTGGATTGGTAAACCTTTTCGCTAATGTCCATATTTATTTAATAGTGTAGGTGGTCCCTTCTTCACTCAATAAACTGGCTTCAAAAATTTCTTTGGCCTCATTAAGGAGTAGATCCAACTTATCATACCTGCTCGAATAGTGTCCCAGTAGAAGGTTTTTAACATTAGCCGCTTTGGCAATTAGGGCTGCTTCCTTGGCGGTACTGTGTTTGGTCTGTTTGGCTCGTTTTCTTTCTGACTCCATAAAGGTAGACTCATGATAGAGTAAATCGGTCTCTTTAATGAAAGGGACCAAATCTAGATTAAAGGCTGTGTCCGAACAGTAGCTGTATTTCCGAGGAGGCGTAATTTCACAAAAATCAGAGGCTTTATAAATCACATTACCAGCCTTGTCTTTTACATCTTGGCCTGATTGTAGGATGTGAATATCAGTAACGCTAGGTCGATGTTTACTCATCATCTCTTTATTCAGGTGTACCCTTGGTTTATTTTCTTCAAAGATAAATCCTGTGCAGGGTATCCTATGTTGCAAAGGGATGGAATAAATGGATAGATTTCGGAAATCCACCAATTTTATTTTCCCTTGTGGAACAGTTGCGTGAAAAATTAATGGGTAATTCAGTACGTTGGCTGAGTACTTTAACTGGATGGTAATAATTTCATCAAGGCCCTTAGGTCCATAAATATGAAGAGGGAGCTTTCTGTTATTGAGGCTATAAGTATTAAGTAATCCCATCAATCCCAGATAGTGGTCTCCATGAAGGTGGGAAATAAATATATGGTTGATTTTGGAGTACTTTATCTTGAATTTTCTCAGTTGTTGTTGAGTAGATTCCCCACAATCAATCAAAAAAGATTCACCATCCCAGGTAATCAATTGAGATGTTTGGTTACGGCCATGTGCAGGAATGGCTGAATTTGAACCCAGAATGGTGATATTGAAATCCAAAGGCTTTTATCAGTTATTCTTCTTCATCTTTCTCAGGGCCATTCTCTATTTCGTGGATAAAAATAGCTTCTGCTGCTGCTTCATTATCATCCACTACTTTGAAGACCTTATCCAGCATAGATATCTTCAATAATTTGACAACATGCTCCTGAAGAGAAGACAATACAAAGACACCTCCATCTTCATTAAAGGTTCTATTCCCGACCAAAAGGGCACTTAGCCCACTGGAATCGGCATACTTCACACTTCCCATATCCAATATCAGATTTTTATAGCCTTCAGCATGAACGGTAAGTAATTCAGATTTTAATTGGGGAGAGAGTGAGCTATCAAGCTTTTCTTCCATTATGGTAAAAACAACAAATTGTTCTTTTTTATCTACTGCGTATTTCATTATTTTTAGTGTGTTTACCTATCTTGAACATCAGTGAAAATTTTTTGTTCCAAATAGGTGGTTATTTTCGATACCGATTTAAAATTAGCTTAAAAATTGATGGGGCCAAAATGTTCGGTTCTTTTAAATATTTGCAAGTATAGCTTCTTCTATCCTTTCACGTGCACCTTGACTTTTTGCAGGCTGAAAATCATGCCCTGTGATGTGTTCATACAACTCTATGTATCTCTTTGATATCGATTCAATGATTTCAGGTGTCATTTCCGGAATAGTTTGTCCATCTTTTCCCTGAAATCCATTCTCTATAAGCCATTGTCGGACAAACTCTTTGGAAAGTTGCTTTTGTACAGTACCGGCTTTTTGTCGCTTTTCATAGCCTTCTAGGTAGAAGTACCTTGAAGAGTCAGGTGTATGGATCTCATCAATAAGGAGAATCTGATCTCCAAACTTCCCAAATTCATATTTGGTATCCACCAATATTAGCCCTTTGCTTTTGGCCATTTCAGTGCCTGATTGGAATAGGTCTTTGGTGTATTTTTCTAATTGGATATAATCTTTTTCACTGACAATACCTTGACTAAGGATTTTGTCCCTTGAAATATCTTCGTCATGTCCTTGGTCGGCCTTAGTCGTAGGAGTGATGATTGGTGTTGGAAGTGGATCGTTTTCTTTTAAACCATCAGGAAGATCAACACCACAAATACTTCTTTTGCCATCCCTATATTCCCTCCAAGCATGTCCAGCTAGGTAGCCTCTTATTACCATTTCCACTTTAAAAGGAACGCATCTTTTACCAATGGTGACATTAGGATCAGGGGTAGAGGTGACCCAGTTAGGCACAATATCAGCGGTGGAGGCAAGAAAGTAGGACGCGATTTGGTTAAGAACCTGCCCTTTAAAAGGGATTGGTTTTGGTAGCACTACGTCAAATGCTGATATGCGATCTGTTGCAACTACAGCAATTAATTTATCAAATATATAGACGTCTCTTACTTTTCCTTTGTAAAAGTCTAATTGTCCGGGGAATTCGAATTGTGTGCTTTTTATACCTTGGTTCATTGTGCCTTAGATTTTAAACACAAAAATAGAAAATAATCTGATGCTTGTTCTAATTTTTCAATCTTCCTGAAAATCTATCCCGAAAATTCTTAGCTGAGAACTACCTTTGTTTAGCTGGTTTCACCCTGTCCAAGTAAAGTTTGTTATTCTTTTTTTCCTGATTTGTAAGTCATTTCTCCTATGATTGCACCAGACTCGTCTTTGGTGACAAACCGGCCATTTTTTAATCCTCTGTTGTATTTCCCCTCTATGGCAATGGTTCCATTTTCATGGTAACCTAAGTAATCTCCATGCTTGATACCGTTTTTGTAATTGATTTCAGTGGCCTTCGATCCATTAGGGAAATAGGTGATAAAAGGCCCTTCAAGACTTCCTTTATTATAATTACTTTCCTCTATCAATTGTCCGGATTCAGTGAATTCCTGCTGAATTCCATCTAAGGTTCCGTCCTTGAAAGTTTGTTTTTCATGAATTTCGCCATTTTCATAATAGCTGATATGGGAGCCATTTGGTTTTCCATTTGAAAACTCAGTTCTGCTCTTAATTTTTCCGGAAGGAAAATAACTTTCTAATAAACCTTCAATAGCTCCCTCCTTAAACGAAGCAATTTGTGACAGACTCCCATTTGGATAATAAGACTTGGCTTCACCATGAGGTAAATCTTTATAGTAAGGTGTTATTTTAAGCGTGTCTTGTGTTATAGGGTGTAGGTCATAAAAATCTGACATCCTTTGTCCATTTTCATATTGGCCTACTTGAATCAATTGGCCTAAGGTATTGTAAAGTTTATAGGCCCCATGTGCCATTCCTTCTGAGGTTTCAAAATTCTCTTTTATAATGGTCTCACCTGCATCATAATAAGTGGTGTGAACTTGTGCAAATCCAGGAGTGACCGAGTAAAGCAAAAGTAGAAAGAATACAAGAGTGTAGAGTTTCATTTGGTGCCATTTTCCTTTAAAAGCCTAGCGTTTTATTGCTGATTACATTTTTTCTATGACAATAGCAGATGCACCGCCTCCACCATTGCATATTCCAGCAACTCCCAAGTTTCCATTTTCTTGATGAAGAATGGAAAGTAAAGTTGTTATGATTCTGCTACCTGAGCACCCAAGTGGATGGCCCAAAGCCACAGCTCCACCATAAACATTTAATTTTTTTTCAGGAATACTCAACAGTTCTTGATTGGCTAGAGCCACCGCTGCAAAGGCCTCATTGATTTCATAATAGTCGATGTCACTTGAATTGACTCCTGCAATTTTTAGTGCTTTTGGAATAGCCAAGGAGGGCGCTGTTGTAAACCATAATGGGTCACTGGCAGCATCAGAAAATCCACGTATTTTACCGATTATCGGTAAGTTCATTGACATGGCTGTTTTTTTATCCGCTAAAATAAGCGCTGAGGCCCCATCACTTATGTTTGATGCGTTGGCTGCAGTAACTGTTCCTTCCAGTAAAAAAACAGGTTTTAATGTTGGTATTTTTTCGAAATTGACCTTTTTGAAATCCTCATCTTCTGAAATAAGGTTCTTTTCACCCCTTCTGCCTTTGACCTGAATGGGGCATATTTCATTATCGAATAAGCCTTTTTTCCATGCTTCAGCGGCCAGTTGATAGCTTTTTATGGCATACTGATCCTGAGATTCACGACTTATCTTCATTTCTTTGGCTGTGTTTTCAGCGCAATTCCCCATAGGAAAATCGTGATAAACCTCGTGTAAGCCATCCTTTTGAAGTCCATCTACCAGGTTTCCATCTCCATATTTATAGCCAAAACGAGCCTTTGGAAGGTAATAGGGGACATTACTCATGCTTTCCATCCCTCCGGCAACTACGATTTCAGCTTGCCCACACATTATGGCTTGAGCGCCTAGCATTACTGCTTTCATGCCGGATGCACATACCTTGTTAATTGTCGTGCAGGGTGTTGAAATGCTTAGACCAGCTTTTAGTGCCGTTTGTCTGGCGGGTGCTTGTCCTAAGTTTGAGGAGAGTACGTTTCCCATCAATACCTCACTGATTAAACTAAGGTCTGTTATCCCAGATTTCTCTATGGCGGATCGAATGGCAAATCCTCCCAGTTCGGTGGCCGAGAGAGAAGAAAGTTGTCCTCCAAATCCACCGATAGGAGTTCTTGTGGCGGCTATAATATATACTTCTCTCATATTATGGGTCATTTGTTTTAATAATCAGGAAGCCCTCTTTTAGGTTGTTGAGTAGGCTTCTTTTTGTTCTGTTGAATGTACCTAAGCTCATTACTATTCATGGCATCCAGGATCTGTGCAGCTTGTTCAGGTGTAATGTTCATTTGCTCTAACCTTTGCTTCAGTTCTTCCATCGCCTTTTCCCGTTCGCTCAGATCACTTTCCATGCTATTCTGCTCCTCAGAATTTTCATTTTCTTCTGTTTTCTCCCCACGCTTTTCTTCCATTTCGTCAGACTCATCAGCACCATCCTCTGGGGTTTGTTCTTCCCCCTCACCATTTTCTTGCTTTTCGCTATCCTGCTTCTCTTGTTCCTGCTGATCTTGGTTTTGCTCTTGTTCTTGTTGCTCTTGGTCTTGCTGATCCTGATTCTCCTGGTCTTTCTTCTCTTGCTCTTCCTGGTCTTTTTTTAATTTCTCCCAAAGTGCATTGAGCTTGGCATCTTGAGGGTATTTCTCAAGACCTTCTGCCAGCAATTGGCTGGTGCCCTGTATGTCGTCATTTACGTATTGTCTTGCAGCTTTATTGAAATAATCTGCTTGAGATTGGGATTTTCCTTCATACGGCAATAACACGATTAAAGGAAGGATGATTAGAAATAGTTTATTTATTGATTTCATTGATGTCCTTTAAATGGTCTATAAATTGCTGATAAGAAGCTACTGTTTCATCGATTTCTAAAGCCCGATTCATTGTGTTAAGCGCTTCGTCAAACTGGAACCTATCCACCAAATCGTCTGCCTGAGCCTTCATCCTCTTGGCGTAGTTGGAGGGTTCTGGTTTGTCCTCCTGATCTTGGTTTTCCTCGTTTTCCTGATTTTCTTCATTGCCATCTAACCACCTGCTTAGTAGTTCATAGTTATACCGTGCTTTTTCATTGGTTGGATCCTTTAATAAGGAGGTTTTAAAAAAGGCCAGTGCCTCTTTGTATTTTTTCTCATTACCCAGCATTACTCCTTGCTGATTGGAAGCATAAGAAGATATTTGAGCTTTCTCACTACTCAAAAGGCTTTCATATGTTTTTTTTGCATCCTCTTCTTGCCCGTTACTTTGATAGCTTAAAGCCAGGTTAAACTTTATTTCAGGCTGTGTTAGCCCATGCTCATCAACTAGGGCAAGATGCTGTCTAACTGAATTTTCATAATCAGCCTCCTTAAAAGACCTTTCTGCTGTAGCGATCGCTTCATTGGTAATCGCTATATTCTTCCAGTCACTCGGTAATAATAACAAAATCCATAGTAAATATCTGGATACCATTGTGTTGGTTGTTTTTCAGTTGAATTAAAATGATAAGGTTCTGACGGGTAAAACGGCATCAATAATTGCCAAAAGGAGAGCCGCCAAAAGAAAATAGAAATATTTGTTGGAAGAGGCTTCTACAGTTCTGCTCGCCATCACAGTACCTTCTAATTTTGAGATGGTGTCAATTAAGTGAGGGATGTCGTTCTGTTCCCCACTTAATTCAAAATAGTCTCCACCTGTATCATTGGCTATTTTTCTAAGATTGTCTGAAGTAAGTCTAGAGATAGCTGGCCGATTGGTGGTTTGATCAATCACTACGCCACTACCTCTTGGGATAGTACTCCCATTGGATGTACCTACCCCCATACTGAAGACTTTTATACCTGCTGTATTCAATTCACTAAGGGTTTGCTCAAGTCCATCTCCAAAATCTTCTCCGTCACTAATCAAAACGATGGCTTTGGATTTTGGTTCTTGACTTTCATCTGTTTGAAATTTGCTTAGCGCCAATTTTAGAGGAGCAGCTATATCCGTCCCTGAATTAGGAACTAGGCCACTATTCAATCCGTCTAAATGTAGTTGAATCACATTTTGATCGAAAGTTAAAGGGCATTGTATAAATGCCTCAGATGAAAATATAATTATTCCTAAGCGGTCCGAACTGAAATTCTTCACTAAGTTTTTCAATTCAAACTTGACCCTTTGTAATCTGCTTGGATTAATGTCTTCCGCATTCATAGACCTGGAAAGGTCTATGGCGAGAAAAAGGTCTTTTCCCTCTTGCTTAATTTCTTTCATTGCATTGCCTATTGAGGGACCAGCCAAAGCGATAAGAAATAAAGAAAAGTACAGACTTCTTAAAACCATTTTCCATACCAACCGCCGCTTTTTAACGGTAATCTTCTGGTTAATTTTCCAAAATCGATATAGATAAAACCCGTACAACAAAATGAATACTATTGCCAAGGTTATTATAAAACTATTGTCAGGATATGCCCAAATCATAGGTTGAAATTAATCATTATAACTTAAAACGAAATGGATGAAGAAGAATTATTGATTTTTTCAAACCATAAAGTTAATTGCTGTTAAATATTTATTGCAAACTTAACTATTTTGTTGTGATACCGTTATGTTCGTATATCCTTTATTAATGTTTTGGGGATTTTCCACCAATAATCTTTCGATTTAAATAATGCTTGGTTTTAACTTTGTGGCTTTCAGGTATGTTTGTATTTTATTCATTTTTGTGTTTTTATCAGCGGAGCTCGATTCATTTGCTCAGAGTATAGGCCAGGTAAGTGGGCAGGTTCTAGATGGCCAGTCTGGTGAACCATTGCCTGGAGCAGCTATCTATTGGGAAAACCAGCCCACCAAAGGTACAGTTACGGATGTAAATGGATTCTTTTCTTTTCCAGTAGAGCCTCTTCCAAATAGCTTAAAAATAAGCTTTTTAGGTTATGAAGCTGTTAGAAGATCTTTTAATAAAAAAGATGAATTGGCTGAGCTGAAGTTTTTTTTAAGCCCCAATGAAATGAATCTTTCTGAGGTGGTGGTTTCCGAAAGGAGGGAGGATTATAATGTGAAAAGTACAGCTATCGGAAAGAGTGAGATTTCTGGCGATGAATTGAGGAGAATTCCAGCCTTATTTGGTGAGGTTGACTTGCTAAGAGGTATTCAACTTCTTCCAGGGGTAAACACTGCAGGGGAAGGAACTACAGGATTGTTTGTAAGAGGCGGGTCTTCAGACCAAAACTTGATTCAAATAGATGGAGCACCAATATACAACCCTTCACATTTCTTTGGGTTTTTCTCTGTTTTCAATCCTGATGCCATTAGTGATGTGGCCCTCTACAAGGGGAATATACCTGCTAATTTTGGTGGGCGAGCCTCCTCTTTAGTTGATATCTCCTTGAAAGAAGGAAATACACAGAAATTGAAAGGAGATGGAGGAATTGGAAGTATTAGTTCGAGGATTACTGTAGATGGCCCTTTGTTTTCTGATGATGCCTCCTTTCTAATTTCAGCTCGGAGAACTTATGCAGACGTTTTTTTAGGTCTCTCTTCCAATGAATCTCTCAGAGAAAATCAATTGTATTTTTATGACTTGAGCGGTAAGCTTATGTGGAGAAAAGGAGAAAAAAATAAATTCACCTTTTCCACCTATTATGGAAGCGATTTTTTGGGTTTGTCAGAACAATTTGGTTTGGGTTGGAACAACTGGATAAACTCTTTCAATTGGGATAGGCAAATCAACGACAAATTGTTTCTTGATGTAACAGCTTATTACAGTTTTTACAAATATAAAATCACTGTTTCCGACGAGGACAATGGGTTTGATTGGTCCAATTACTTTTCTGAAACCGGGGGCAAAATTGCCTTTACTTATCTACCTGAAGACGATACAGAATTGAAATTCGGAATGCATAGCCAACTGTATTATTTTGCACCTGTAGACTTACAATTTAGCAATGATGAAAACTTGCT
Protein-coding sequences here:
- a CDS encoding zinc-binding alcohol dehydrogenase family protein; the protein is MKAIGFRKSLPIAEMESFIEFETAKPSPSGFDLLVKVGAVSMNPVDFKVRQSAAKDIILDEPKIIGYDAVGTVVSVGEKVGLFKEGDEVYYAGDLTRSGSNAAFQLIDERIVGTKPKSLRRQEAAAIPMTGLTAWEAIFDRMKVDINKAKGKSILILAGAGGVGSIAIQIAKQVAGLTVIASASRDETQDWCKSMGADFVVNHHDLQSEMKRIGHKEVDYILDCVDINGYWEALNDIIKPQGHIVTITGSNAPLNLMLLKNKSVSFSWEFMFTRSMYTTEDIIRQHEILNEIADLVDKGILKSTLKTELKGFSVENFKKAHEMQESGKSIGKTVIMF
- a CDS encoding bile acid:sodium symporter family protein — its product is MASIKTKLARAGINTFFFLLLFTILLAYLFPEWGELKGDFTIDKLTYYGVSLIFFFYGIKISPSTLKIGLSNWKLHLLIQGTTFIIFPLFILLLYGFFGIEGDLFWLGAFYLAALPSTVSSSVVMVSIAGGNLPAAIFNASISSIIGIVITPLWMGLFLSAEQASFELLSTVWELVKQILIPVVIGFFLHNWLINWVQKYLKLLKNFDQLVILLIVFSAFSQSFGGNMFEGQNILSLGFWMLLLFCFMAGGMYLLGRWLSFERVDRVTVLFCGSKKSLVQGAVMGKILFPDPVIFGVVLLPLMLYHTLQLILGSALAERLALSRKDTLK
- a CDS encoding queuosine precursor transporter; amino-acid sequence: MDISEKVYQSKKTNLFIILAGIFLTNAILAEIIGVKIFSGEGTIGVAPANWTFFGDYILDFNLTAGAVIWPVVFITTDIINEYFGKKGVRQISFITVALIAYAFIVISLVTKLPPATFWLEVNAEDNTGNPFNIDYAFNTIFRQGLGIIIGSLIAFLIGQLLDVYIFQKLRRITGSKMIWLRATGSTLVSQFIDSFVVLGIAFYVFGNWSIEQIIAVGIINYLYKFSVAIALTPLLYLGHGLIDRYLGKSFAERLTAEASGDESFT
- a CDS encoding ribonuclease Z; this encodes MDFNITILGSNSAIPAHGRNQTSQLITWDGESFLIDCGESTQQQLRKFKIKYSKINHIFISHLHGDHYLGLMGLLNTYSLNNRKLPLHIYGPKGLDEIITIQLKYSANVLNYPLIFHATVPQGKIKLVDFRNLSIYSIPLQHRIPCTGFIFEENKPRVHLNKEMMSKHRPSVTDIHILQSGQDVKDKAGNVIYKASDFCEITPPRKYSYCSDTAFNLDLVPFIKETDLLYHESTFMESERKRAKQTKHSTAKEAALIAKAANVKNLLLGHYSSRYDKLDLLLNEAKEIFEASLLSEEGTTYTIK
- a CDS encoding STAS domain-containing protein is translated as MKYAVDKKEQFVVFTIMEEKLDSSLSPQLKSELLTVHAEGYKNLILDMGSVKYADSSGLSALLVGNRTFNEDGGVFVLSSLQEHVVKLLKISMLDKVFKVVDDNEAAAEAIFIHEIENGPEKDEEE
- a CDS encoding phosphoribosylaminoimidazolesuccinocarboxamide synthase, with amino-acid sequence MNQGIKSTQFEFPGQLDFYKGKVRDVYIFDKLIAVVATDRISAFDVVLPKPIPFKGQVLNQIASYFLASTADIVPNWVTSTPDPNVTIGKRCVPFKVEMVIRGYLAGHAWREYRDGKRSICGVDLPDGLKENDPLPTPIITPTTKADQGHDEDISRDKILSQGIVSEKDYIQLEKYTKDLFQSGTEMAKSKGLILVDTKYEFGKFGDQILLIDEIHTPDSSRYFYLEGYEKRQKAGTVQKQLSKEFVRQWLIENGFQGKDGQTIPEMTPEIIESISKRYIELYEHITGHDFQPAKSQGARERIEEAILANI
- a CDS encoding toxin-antitoxin system YwqK family antitoxin, translating into MKLYTLVFFLLLLYSVTPGFAQVHTTYYDAGETIIKENFETSEGMAHGAYKLYNTLGQLIQVGQYENGQRMSDFYDLHPITQDTLKITPYYKDLPHGEAKSYYPNGSLSQIASFKEGAIEGLLESYFPSGKIKSRTEFSNGKPNGSHISYYENGEIHEKQTFKDGTLDGIQQEFTESGQLIEESNYNKGSLEGPFITYFPNGSKATEINYKNGIKHGDYLGYHENGTIAIEGKYNRGLKNGRFVTKDESGAIIGEMTYKSGKKE
- a CDS encoding acetyl-CoA C-acyltransferase; the encoded protein is MREVYIIAATRTPIGGFGGQLSSLSATELGGFAIRSAIEKSGITDLSLISEVLMGNVLSSNLGQAPARQTALKAGLSISTPCTTINKVCASGMKAVMLGAQAIMCGQAEIVVAGGMESMSNVPYYLPKARFGYKYGDGNLVDGLQKDGLHEVYHDFPMGNCAENTAKEMKISRESQDQYAIKSYQLAAEAWKKGLFDNEICPIQVKGRRGEKNLISEDEDFKKVNFEKIPTLKPVFLLEGTVTAANASNISDGASALILADKKTAMSMNLPIIGKIRGFSDAASDPLWFTTAPSLAIPKALKIAGVNSSDIDYYEINEAFAAVALANQELLSIPEKKLNVYGGAVALGHPLGCSGSRIITTLLSILHQENGNLGVAGICNGGGGASAIVIEKM
- a CDS encoding vWA domain-containing protein, translated to MIWAYPDNSFIITLAIVFILLYGFYLYRFWKINQKITVKKRRLVWKMVLRSLYFSLFLIALAGPSIGNAMKEIKQEGKDLFLAIDLSRSMNAEDINPSRLQRVKFELKNLVKNFSSDRLGIIIFSSEAFIQCPLTFDQNVIQLHLDGLNSGLVPNSGTDIAAPLKLALSKFQTDESQEPKSKAIVLISDGEDFGDGLEQTLSELNTAGIKVFSMGVGTSNGSTIPRGSGVVIDQTTNRPAISRLTSDNLRKIANDTGGDYFELSGEQNDIPHLIDTISKLEGTVMASRTVEASSNKYFYFLLAALLLAIIDAVLPVRTLSF
- a CDS encoding TonB-dependent receptor — protein: MLGFNFVAFRYVCILFIFVFLSAELDSFAQSIGQVSGQVLDGQSGEPLPGAAIYWENQPTKGTVTDVNGFFSFPVEPLPNSLKISFLGYEAVRRSFNKKDELAELKFFLSPNEMNLSEVVVSERREDYNVKSTAIGKSEISGDELRRIPALFGEVDLLRGIQLLPGVNTAGEGTTGLFVRGGSSDQNLIQIDGAPIYNPSHFFGFFSVFNPDAISDVALYKGNIPANFGGRASSLVDISLKEGNTQKLKGDGGIGSISSRITVDGPLFSDDASFLISARRTYADVFLGLSSNESLRENQLYFYDLSGKLMWRKGEKNKFTFSTYYGSDFLGLSEQFGLGWNNWINSFNWDRQINDKLFLDVTAYYSFYKYKITVSDEDNGFDWSNYFSETGGKIAFTYLPEDDTELKFGMHSQLYYFAPVDLQFSNDENLLPFESTTRIGFQNSFFIAGKSEVSEKLSVEAGLRWSAYQQIGNGTNYLYEGGEPTGDAAISDTLNYSFGERMKFFDGLEPRVAFRYLLTDGLALKGSYNRNYQYIQVASNSSAGLPIDRWIPAGKYIEPIRSDQVSLGLFKNLNDNRWELSLEGYYRDFRNIIDLKQDANVLFKDNVETEILTGDGWAYGLEFMLRKNIGKTTGWLSYTWSRVYRQIEGINMDLPYNPRYDRPHDLSLVLTHQLNERLSFSGTFVYTTGVAVTFPVGSYVLDNQRIPLYDAYRNNSRFPDYHRMDLSLTLKNKDKGRWWKGSWNFSVYNAYGRKNPFSYQFSVIKNNDINFDSSEGIPVVSQRPGVVKTYLFGILPSVTYNFTF